The following coding sequences lie in one Streptococcus suis genomic window:
- the recJ gene encoding single-stranded-DNA-specific exonuclease RecJ codes for MIKPNYDWQLLTGFSDEQFIKIAKKEGVDPVAAKLLYERGIHSAEELHTFLQPSLEDLHDPYLLHDMDKAVERIRRAIEDYEQILIYGDYDADGMTSASILKETLEEMGAEVQVYLPNRFTDGYGPNQSVYKYFIEQQGISLIVTVDNGVAGHEAIAYAQEMGVDVVVTDHHSMQETLPNAYAIVHPEHPDGNYPFKHLAGCGVAFKLACALLETVHADLLDLVAIGTIADMVSLTDENRVMVKYGLSLLKQTERAGLQELIKIAGIDIDSIDEETVGFQLAPRLNALGRLDDPNPAIELLTGFDDEEAHQIALMIDSKNIERKDVVQAIYDEAKTMLRRDRPVQVLAKEGWNPGVLGIVAGRLLEELQQPVIVLSIEDGKAKGSARSVEAVDIFKALKDHQDLFIAFGGHAGAAGMTLEVDKLEELALTLTDYIIENKLDLSSKSSLVLDEELDLEELTLDTLKSFEKLAPYGMDNKKPVFYIRDFQVESARTMGQNNAHLKLRITKGAAGFDVVAFGKGNLALEFSQAKGLELAVTLSVNQWNGNTSLQLMLVDARVEGVQLYNIRGKQHNLPEGVPVLDMTDLSNLAGADSLVLANLPENLSDLKPVFQKHDFQAIYFKNDIKIPYYLDGYGSREQFAKLYKTIYQFKEFDVRYKLKDLAVYLKIKDSLLVKMIQIFQELEFVTITDGVMRVNKEAQKREISESQIYQELKETVIQQELMALGTVQEIYEWLCGRV; via the coding sequence GTGATAAAACCTAATTATGACTGGCAATTATTAACCGGTTTTTCTGATGAACAATTTATCAAAATTGCTAAAAAAGAAGGAGTAGACCCGGTAGCGGCTAAGTTGCTGTATGAACGTGGCATCCATTCGGCGGAAGAATTGCATACTTTCTTACAACCAAGCTTAGAAGACCTTCACGATCCCTATTTACTACATGATATGGACAAGGCGGTAGAGCGGATTCGCCGAGCAATCGAAGATTACGAACAAATTTTGATTTATGGAGATTATGACGCAGACGGCATGACCTCGGCATCTATTCTGAAAGAAACTTTGGAGGAAATGGGGGCAGAAGTCCAAGTTTATCTTCCCAATCGTTTCACAGATGGTTATGGTCCCAATCAGTCGGTTTATAAGTATTTTATCGAGCAACAGGGGATTTCTCTTATTGTGACGGTGGACAATGGCGTAGCGGGTCATGAAGCGATTGCCTATGCCCAGGAAATGGGTGTCGATGTTGTCGTGACAGACCACCATTCCATGCAGGAAACCCTTCCCAATGCCTATGCGATTGTACATCCAGAGCATCCCGATGGAAATTATCCCTTCAAACATTTGGCGGGCTGCGGCGTGGCTTTTAAATTGGCCTGTGCTCTTCTTGAAACGGTTCATGCAGACTTGCTGGATTTGGTCGCAATTGGCACCATCGCTGATATGGTTAGCTTGACCGATGAGAATCGTGTCATGGTCAAATATGGTCTCTCGCTTCTCAAACAGACTGAGCGAGCAGGTTTGCAAGAGTTGATAAAGATAGCTGGTATTGACATAGACAGTATTGATGAAGAAACAGTTGGTTTCCAACTTGCTCCGAGGTTGAATGCCCTTGGTCGACTCGACGATCCTAATCCAGCCATCGAATTACTGACTGGTTTTGATGACGAAGAGGCCCATCAAATTGCCCTCATGATTGACAGTAAAAATATAGAACGCAAAGACGTCGTCCAAGCAATTTACGATGAAGCAAAAACCATGCTCCGTCGGGATAGACCTGTTCAAGTTCTGGCTAAAGAAGGTTGGAACCCAGGTGTTTTAGGGATTGTAGCAGGACGCCTACTAGAAGAATTGCAGCAACCTGTTATCGTCTTGTCTATTGAAGATGGTAAGGCAAAGGGGTCGGCTCGTTCTGTTGAAGCAGTTGACATTTTCAAGGCCCTTAAAGATCATCAGGACCTATTTATCGCCTTTGGTGGTCATGCTGGTGCAGCAGGTATGACCTTGGAAGTTGACAAACTTGAAGAGCTTGCTCTAACCTTGACAGACTACATTATCGAAAATAAATTGGATTTATCCAGCAAGTCTTCGCTGGTCTTAGATGAAGAATTGGACTTGGAAGAATTAACTCTTGATACGCTAAAGTCCTTTGAAAAATTAGCACCCTACGGCATGGATAATAAAAAGCCTGTATTCTACATCAGAGACTTTCAGGTGGAATCAGCAAGAACCATGGGGCAGAATAATGCCCATTTGAAACTACGCATTACGAAAGGTGCTGCAGGATTTGATGTCGTTGCTTTTGGTAAGGGCAATCTAGCCTTGGAATTTTCACAGGCCAAGGGCTTAGAACTAGCTGTCACCTTGTCTGTCAATCAATGGAATGGCAATACCAGTCTTCAGCTCATGCTGGTTGATGCCCGTGTAGAAGGTGTCCAGCTTTACAATATCCGTGGCAAACAGCACAATCTGCCAGAAGGAGTGCCCGTTTTGGATATGACTGACTTGTCCAATCTAGCAGGTGCGGATTCGCTTGTCTTAGCCAATTTACCCGAAAATCTATCGGACCTCAAACCCGTTTTCCAAAAACATGATTTTCAGGCTATTTACTTTAAGAATGACATCAAGATACCTTATTATCTAGACGGTTATGGTAGTCGGGAGCAATTTGCCAAGCTCTATAAGACCATTTATCAGTTTAAGGAATTTGATGTTCGCTATAAACTGAAAGATTTGGCTGTTTACTTAAAAATTAAGGACAGTCTATTGGTTAAAATGATCCAGATTTTCCAAGAATTAGAATTTGTCACGATTACGGATGGGGTCATGCGGGTCAACAAAGAGGCACAGAAGCGAGAGATTTCAGAAAGTCAAATATATCAAGAATTGAAAGAAACAGTTATCCAACAAGAGTTGATGGCGCTCGGCACCGTTCAGGAAATTTATGAATGGCTATGTGGTCGCGTTTGA
- the cls gene encoding cardiolipin synthase — protein MKKLWKIIYSRVFIVLALLLLTVFAIFWVVGSLAVYVPAILTALQVFSIIVAISIINRPMNASFKLTWIIFVIGVPIFGALFYFILQSNIETRRYRKNFKRQSAILRQFSHTSEKVMKGLAREDKEQLKLAHYMSEYVGYPLHTNTDAVYFPSGEAKFEALLEELKKAEQYIFMEYFIVDFGYMWESILTILKEKAEQGVEVRFMYDGMNSLSLLPYNYYKTLRSYGIKAKVFSQIIPALSTVQNNRDHRKITVIDGKVAFTGGVNIADEYINQKERFGYWKDAAIMVKGEAVANFTNMFLQMWNFDERKENDDLAYLRAHKESESDTVAGEGYFLAYGESPFDNDEVAKRVYLDMIQSATDYIYIMTPYLVLDDEMIDNLTYAAKRGVRVKVLLPHIYDKQSAYLVARTDFRTYLEAGIEIYEFTPGFVHSKVVLVDDKKATVGTVNMDFRSFYLNFECGLYIYNHSTVLAAIKDDFTQSFKKSQQINLLTFHKTYSWYKRLGGALLRIISPLL, from the coding sequence ATGAAAAAATTGTGGAAAATTATTTATAGTCGGGTTTTTATAGTTCTTGCCCTTTTATTATTGACAGTCTTTGCGATATTTTGGGTGGTTGGCTCACTTGCAGTCTATGTCCCAGCTATCTTGACGGCATTACAAGTTTTTTCTATTATCGTAGCCATTTCCATCATTAACCGGCCCATGAACGCAAGTTTTAAGTTAACTTGGATTATCTTTGTCATTGGTGTTCCGATTTTTGGTGCCCTCTTTTACTTTATCCTCCAGTCCAACATCGAAACCCGTCGTTATCGGAAAAATTTCAAGCGGCAGTCGGCGATTTTACGGCAGTTTAGCCATACTTCAGAAAAGGTTATGAAGGGGCTGGCACGGGAGGACAAGGAGCAACTCAAGCTGGCCCACTACATGAGTGAGTATGTCGGCTATCCCCTGCACACCAACACAGACGCGGTTTATTTTCCGTCGGGGGAGGCCAAGTTTGAGGCACTCTTGGAGGAGTTGAAAAAGGCAGAGCAGTACATCTTTATGGAGTATTTCATTGTCGATTTTGGCTATATGTGGGAGTCTATCCTGACCATTCTCAAGGAAAAAGCAGAGCAGGGAGTGGAAGTGCGGTTTATGTACGACGGCATGAATTCACTCAGTTTGCTCCCCTATAATTACTATAAGACCCTACGTTCTTACGGCATCAAGGCCAAGGTCTTTTCGCAAATTATCCCAGCCCTGTCAACCGTTCAGAATAACCGTGACCACCGTAAAATTACTGTTATTGACGGCAAGGTTGCCTTCACAGGTGGGGTCAACATCGCAGACGAGTATATCAACCAAAAAGAACGATTTGGTTACTGGAAGGATGCAGCCATTATGGTCAAAGGCGAGGCTGTTGCCAACTTTACCAATATGTTCCTACAAATGTGGAATTTCGATGAGCGAAAGGAAAATGACGACCTCGCCTATCTCCGAGCTCATAAGGAATCCGAATCAGATACGGTTGCAGGAGAGGGGTATTTCCTAGCTTATGGTGAAAGTCCCTTTGACAATGATGAAGTAGCCAAACGAGTTTATCTGGATATGATTCAGTCTGCAACCGACTACATTTATATTATGACTCCCTATCTAGTCTTAGACGATGAGATGATTGACAATCTGACCTACGCAGCCAAGCGCGGTGTACGAGTCAAGGTACTATTACCTCATATCTACGATAAGCAGTCGGCCTACTTGGTCGCTCGGACGGATTTCAGAACTTATCTGGAAGCAGGCATTGAAATTTACGAGTTCACACCAGGATTTGTGCATTCTAAGGTAGTCTTAGTCGATGACAAAAAGGCAACCGTTGGTACTGTCAATATGGACTTCCGCTCTTTTTATCTTAATTTTGAGTGTGGTCTCTATATTTACAATCACTCGACAGTTTTGGCAGCTATTAAGGATGACTTTACTCAGTCCTTCAAAAAATCACAGCAAATTAACCTTCTAACCTTCCATAAAACGTACTCTTGGTATAAGCGTTTGGGAGGAGCCCTACTGCGAATTATTTCGCCGTTATTATAA
- a CDS encoding copper-translocating P-type ATPase, translating into MNHSKENKQEHQHMMHSEEVGQTSHHSHQQEHPHEEGVHANHHSDHHVHHDHHHVGGSDVSHHSHHSHHTHDAHQHHQGHDHDMMEHGGHMMHMGDMNTKLKVAVAVMIPLLAISPIAGFTLLRFPGVELVQLILGSIIFFYSGTPFFNGARGELQAKKPAMMTLISMGIIVSYLYSVYATILALLGQESMNFWFELSTLIVIMLIGHIIEMKAVMGAGDALKDLASLIPKKAHLKDGTDVAVEDLQIGDFLLVKENEKIPADGKILSVAHIDESMITGESRAVKKEAGDRVFGGSLNQNTPFEMEVTSLGEDSFLAQVTEMVRQAQNQKSKLENMADRVASWLFYAALIVGILAFIYWTMTANLAFALMMAVSVFVIACPHALGLAIPLVVARLTTISSKNGLLVQNRTALEQVNQIRFALMDKTGTLTDGKFQVRHSQDLVQGADTLAKMAALEVLSTHPIALSIVEAAGPLFYQAERVENIPGSGIRGVLDGRIYEIMSYKGVQEIGLSVEQDVIAPYLDLGLTLSFLVADRVVLGFVALGDQIKEDAKDFVAGLKAQGISPVMLTGDNPATAQKVAIQLGIEDYRAELKPEDKAKLVKDYQARGAVLFIGDGVNDSPALATADLGFAIGAGTSVAIHSADVVLVQSNPSAVLDMLSIAKTTIRKMRQNLWFGAGYNIIAIPLAAGILYPSMGIMVDPLLAAVLMSLSTVIVAINAMGLRYGKP; encoded by the coding sequence ATGAACCATTCAAAAGAAAATAAGCAGGAACACCAACATATGATGCATTCTGAGGAAGTTGGTCAGACCAGCCATCATTCTCATCAGCAGGAGCATCCTCATGAAGAGGGGGTTCACGCCAATCATCATTCTGACCATCACGTCCATCACGACCATCATCATGTAGGGGGCTCTGACGTCAGTCATCATTCTCATCATTCTCATCATACTCATGATGCTCATCAGCATCACCAAGGGCATGACCATGACATGATGGAGCATGGTGGGCACATGATGCACATGGGGGATATGAATACAAAACTCAAAGTCGCAGTGGCAGTCATGATTCCCCTACTTGCCATTTCTCCAATTGCAGGTTTCACTCTTTTACGTTTTCCGGGTGTTGAACTTGTCCAGCTGATATTAGGTTCTATTATCTTCTTCTACTCAGGAACACCTTTCTTTAACGGAGCTAGAGGGGAGTTGCAAGCTAAAAAACCTGCAATGATGACCCTGATTTCCATGGGGATTATTGTTTCCTATCTTTACTCCGTTTATGCAACAATTTTAGCGCTATTGGGACAAGAAAGCATGAACTTTTGGTTTGAGTTGTCTACGCTGATTGTCATTATGCTGATTGGGCATATCATTGAGATGAAGGCGGTTATGGGAGCAGGCGATGCCCTGAAAGACTTGGCCTCTCTCATTCCGAAAAAAGCCCATCTCAAGGATGGGACAGATGTTGCGGTAGAGGACTTGCAGATTGGGGATTTCCTCTTAGTCAAGGAAAATGAAAAAATTCCGGCTGACGGTAAGATTTTGAGTGTTGCTCATATTGATGAATCCATGATTACTGGGGAATCTCGAGCTGTCAAAAAAGAGGCAGGAGATAGGGTATTCGGTGGTTCGCTCAATCAAAACACGCCCTTTGAAATGGAAGTGACCAGTCTTGGTGAGGATAGCTTTTTGGCGCAGGTGACCGAAATGGTCCGTCAAGCGCAAAACCAGAAATCCAAGCTTGAAAATATGGCTGACCGCGTAGCCTCTTGGCTCTTCTATGCAGCTTTAATTGTGGGGATTTTGGCCTTTATTTATTGGACCATGACGGCTAATCTTGCCTTTGCCTTGATGATGGCAGTTTCTGTTTTTGTCATTGCCTGTCCGCATGCCCTTGGTCTAGCCATTCCCCTTGTTGTGGCGCGATTGACCACGATTTCTTCAAAAAATGGTCTTTTGGTTCAGAACCGAACAGCTCTTGAACAGGTTAACCAGATTCGGTTTGCCTTGATGGATAAGACCGGAACCTTGACCGACGGAAAATTTCAAGTTCGCCACAGTCAAGATTTGGTTCAGGGAGCAGATACGCTGGCCAAAATGGCAGCGTTAGAAGTTCTTTCAACCCACCCAATTGCCCTTTCGATTGTGGAGGCGGCAGGTCCACTTTTCTATCAAGCAGAACGGGTTGAGAATATCCCTGGTAGTGGGATTCGAGGCGTCTTGGATGGAAGGATTTATGAAATTATGTCCTACAAAGGTGTGCAGGAAATAGGTTTGTCAGTGGAGCAGGACGTGATTGCACCTTATCTTGATTTGGGACTTACTTTGAGTTTTTTGGTGGCTGATCGTGTAGTCTTGGGATTTGTAGCCTTGGGCGACCAGATAAAAGAAGATGCTAAAGATTTTGTAGCAGGCTTGAAAGCGCAGGGTATTAGTCCTGTGATGTTAACGGGTGACAATCCAGCTACCGCACAAAAAGTAGCCATTCAGTTGGGCATAGAGGATTATCGAGCTGAACTTAAACCAGAGGATAAGGCAAAACTGGTCAAGGACTATCAGGCGCGTGGGGCAGTTCTTTTCATCGGCGATGGGGTCAATGATTCGCCTGCTCTAGCGACGGCAGATTTAGGCTTTGCCATTGGCGCAGGAACTTCTGTTGCCATCCACTCTGCAGACGTGGTCTTGGTTCAATCCAATCCATCAGCAGTCTTGGATATGTTGAGCATTGCCAAGACAACCATCCGCAAAATGAGGCAAAATCTCTGGTTTGGGGCAGGATACAACATCATTGCCATTCCTTTAGCTGCTGGAATCCTTTATCCAAGCATGGGCATTATGGTGGATCCTTTATTGGCGGCCGTGCTCATGAGTCTATCGACGGTTATTGTCGCTATCAATGCTATGGGTTTACGTTACGGTAAACCGTAG
- a CDS encoding short-chain dehydrogenase: MRTILITGASGGLVQEMVPLLKDDFLILLGRDVAKIEQLYAYHEKKAVFDVDIRDEIALTAFFDELDSQFGQIDILVNNAGYAIYDDFENFSSQQVQAMFDINTFALMTICRLVGKRMKARRSGQIINIISMSGLIASSKSSVYSVTKFAAMGFSNTIRLELAQYGVTVTTVNPGPIATSFFDQADPDGSYQESVKAFLLQPDYVAKKIVAAMGTKKRDINLPWSLAAAHKLYTLFPRIADYLASTVFNYK, encoded by the coding sequence ATGAGAACCATTCTAATCACAGGTGCTTCTGGTGGCTTGGTACAGGAAATGGTGCCCTTGCTGAAAGATGATTTTTTGATTTTACTAGGTCGTGATGTGGCAAAAATTGAGCAGCTCTATGCTTACCATGAAAAAAAGGCTGTCTTTGATGTAGACATCCGAGATGAAATAGCTCTGACGGCATTTTTCGATGAACTGGATAGTCAGTTTGGTCAGATTGATATTTTAGTCAATAATGCTGGCTATGCCATTTATGATGATTTTGAGAATTTTTCCAGCCAGCAGGTGCAGGCTATGTTTGACATCAATACTTTTGCACTGATGACCATATGCCGTTTAGTAGGTAAACGGATGAAGGCCAGACGGAGCGGGCAGATTATCAATATTATTTCCATGTCAGGCTTGATTGCTTCAAGCAAGTCATCGGTTTATTCGGTGACCAAGTTTGCGGCTATGGGTTTTTCCAATACCATTCGCTTGGAATTAGCTCAGTATGGTGTGACAGTTACAACTGTTAACCCAGGTCCAATCGCAACCAGCTTTTTCGACCAAGCAGATCCAGACGGAAGCTATCAAGAGAGCGTCAAGGCTTTCTTGCTGCAACCAGACTATGTTGCCAAGAAGATTGTGGCGGCTATGGGGACGAAGAAACGAGACATCAATCTGCCTTGGTCTCTAGCAGCTGCTCATAAACTCTATACACTCTTTCCAAGAATAGCAGACTACTTGGCTAGTACAGTTTTCAACTATAAGTAA
- a CDS encoding ribonuclease Z, whose product MQIQFLGTGAGQPSKARNVSSLALKLLDEINQVWLFDCGEGTQNQILETTIRPRKVAKIFITHLHGDHIFGLPGFLSSRSFQSSEEQTDIDIYGPVGIRSFVLASLKVSGTRLPYRIHFHEFDVDTVGQVLETDKFTVFAEKLDHTIPCVGYRVIQKDLEGTLDAEALRAAGVPFGPLFGKIKNGQNVTLEDGTEIIASDYISPPRPGKVVTILGDTRKCHASVRLAVNADVLVHEATYGKGDEKIARKHGHSTNMEAAQVAKDAGVKQLLLNHISPRFLSKDISQLRKDASTIFEQVHIVKDLEEIEV is encoded by the coding sequence ATGCAAATTCAATTTTTAGGTACGGGGGCTGGTCAGCCCTCCAAAGCTCGAAATGTATCCAGTTTGGCCTTGAAACTCTTGGACGAAATCAATCAGGTTTGGCTATTTGACTGTGGCGAAGGAACTCAAAATCAAATTTTGGAAACGACTATCCGCCCACGTAAGGTCGCAAAAATCTTTATTACTCACCTACATGGAGACCATATTTTTGGACTGCCAGGTTTTTTGTCTAGCCGTTCTTTCCAGTCTAGCGAGGAGCAGACAGATATTGATATTTACGGTCCTGTTGGCATTCGTTCCTTTGTCTTGGCAAGTCTTAAAGTATCAGGGACACGCTTGCCTTATCGCATTCATTTTCATGAGTTTGATGTTGATACGGTCGGTCAGGTCCTAGAAACGGACAAATTCACGGTATTCGCTGAAAAGTTGGACCATACCATTCCTTGTGTCGGCTATCGTGTCATCCAAAAAGATTTGGAAGGAACACTGGATGCAGAGGCTCTGCGCGCGGCAGGTGTACCATTTGGTCCCCTCTTTGGAAAAATCAAAAATGGTCAAAACGTGACGCTAGAAGATGGGACTGAAATTATCGCGAGTGACTATATTTCTCCTCCTCGGCCTGGTAAAGTAGTGACCATTCTAGGCGATACACGCAAGTGTCATGCCAGTGTCCGTCTGGCTGTCAATGCCGATGTCTTGGTTCATGAGGCGACCTACGGAAAAGGCGATGAGAAGATTGCTCGCAAGCACGGGCATTCGACCAATATGGAAGCCGCTCAGGTTGCCAAGGATGCTGGTGTCAAGCAACTCTTACTCAATCATATCAGTCCACGATTTTTATCCAAGGATATTAGTCAACTACGGAAAGATGCAAGTACTATTTTCGAGCAGGTTCATATTGTCAAGGATTTAGAGGAAATCGAAGTATGA
- a CDS encoding cystathionine beta-lyase: MTDYLDLAIKYGGFTSLDKVYLANKLADLTDQQKLDYITPPPSVINAYFAEIYQKQGAEEATDYYLTLSQQLSLFPKEPSFAEDKPFVRLNLSGKSFGFAYVSADGLAQVFSEGVEEVTDSLLFEIAQVFPHYVVFVEEGKIFMKANPFEEAELEEVETDYLLTQVATGEGLVKISGFNQEEVLEVAEAYPGQPYYVWSGRSAILYIKH; the protein is encoded by the coding sequence ATGACGGATTATCTTGATTTGGCAATCAAATACGGTGGCTTTACCAGTCTGGACAAGGTCTATCTGGCGAATAAATTAGCCGATTTGACTGACCAACAGAAGTTGGATTACATCACGCCACCGCCTTCAGTTATCAATGCCTATTTTGCGGAAATCTACCAGAAACAAGGGGCAGAAGAGGCGACTGACTACTATCTCACTTTATCTCAGCAGCTGAGCCTTTTTCCAAAAGAGCCCAGCTTTGCTGAAGACAAGCCCTTTGTCCGCCTGAATTTATCTGGTAAGTCTTTCGGCTTTGCCTATGTGTCGGCTGACGGTCTGGCTCAGGTTTTTTCGGAAGGTGTAGAGGAAGTGACGGATAGCTTGCTCTTTGAAATCGCCCAAGTCTTTCCCCACTATGTCGTCTTTGTGGAGGAGGGCAAGATTTTCATGAAAGCCAATCCCTTTGAGGAAGCCGAGTTAGAGGAAGTTGAAACAGACTACCTCCTGACTCAAGTGGCAACCGGAGAAGGCTTGGTCAAGATTTCAGGCTTTAATCAGGAAGAAGTGCTGGAAGTGGCGGAAGCCTATCCTGGTCAGCCTTACTACGTCTGGTCGGGTCGCTCTGCAATTTTATATATAAAACATTAG